AGCATCGGGCTTCGAGAATCCGGCTTCTTCGGAAATCGTGATGCTATCGAGAAGTTCGAGGAGTCCACATCGCGCTAGTTTGGACATTTGCTCTTCGACCAAATTATTGGTGACGATCGAAGTCTTCACACCCCGATGCCGGAGTGCCCGAAGCAGCTTCTCTGCTCCCGGCATAGCGCGCCAGGAGGACTGATAATTCGCGCGATAGGAGGCCGCAACAATCTGCAGATCGTGTGTTGAAAGCTTGATGCCAAACCGCCGAAAGAACATCCCGAATCGTTTGACACGTGCTTCATCCGGGCCAAGGGTTCCGGCGAGGACTTCGACATGGACTTCGTTCAGGATTGCGTGATTTGCAGCCTCCAGCTCATCGAGCGTCACCTCATCCCGATCACCAAAGAAATCCTGCTGCAACAAAGCAAGGGCCTCGCGCGAACTGTGCCGATGATCGAAGAGCGTATCGTCGAGATCAAAGAGAACGGCTTTCAGCACTGGTCAGACACTCCCCTTCATCCCTGCCGATGGGCACAACTCGGCAACCACGCACTGCGTGCACTTGGGCTTGCGGGCATCGCAGATGGCGCGGCCATGCAAAATGATAACGTGAGCGGTGAGCGTCCACTGCGTGGGCTTCGCGAGCTTCATGAGGTCTTGTTCAATCTTGACCGGCTCAGTTTCCTTCGTTAGGCCAAGCCGACCCGAGAGCCTTGTGACATGCGTATCGACCGCGATGCCCTCGGCCTTGCCGAAGGCATCGCCAAGCACAACGTTCGCCGTCTTGCGACCGACACCGCGGAGGGTGATGAGTTGCTCCATCGTATCGGGTACGCTGCCGCCGAATGTCTCGACAATATCGGACGCCATTGACTTCAGCGATTTTGCCTTCTGCCGGAAGAACCCGGTGGTCTTGATTACGTCCTCGATGTCTGCAAGCTCAGCATTCGCAAGTTTCTTCGCGTTCGGAAATGCCTTTCGAAATTCCGGCATCACCATGTTCACGCGCTTATCCGTACACTGGGCCGAAAGGATCGTTGCCGCAAGCAACTCGTAG
The window above is part of the Bacteroidota bacterium genome. Proteins encoded here:
- a CDS encoding HAD-IA family hydrolase, with protein sequence MLKAVLFDLDDTLFDHRHSSREALALLQQDFFGDRDEVTLDELEAANHAILNEVHVEVLAGTLGPDEARVKRFGMFFRRFGIKLSTHDLQIVAASYRANYQSSWRAMPGAEKLLRALRHRGVKTSIVTNNLVEEQMSKLARCGLLELLDSITISEEAGFSKPDARIFQIALDRLGLEAQETVMIGDAWENDILGARAAGIRSVWYNAYSSEPPERTVPEIRTFEDSDAILRLLFL
- the nth gene encoding endonuclease III, which produces MSKQTLSAAPRDGALAPRRLPSGESFEERTTRFQKIFTLLHKAYPDARCALEFTDAYELLAATILSAQCTDKRVNMVMPEFRKAFPNAKKLANAELADIEDVIKTTGFFRQKAKSLKSMASDIVETFGGSVPDTMEQLITLRGVGRKTANVVLGDAFGKAEGIAVDTHVTRLSGRLGLTKETEPVKIEQDLMKLAKPTQWTLTAHVIILHGRAICDARKPKCTQCVVAELCPSAGMKGSV